A window from Culex pipiens pallens isolate TS chromosome 3, TS_CPP_V2, whole genome shotgun sequence encodes these proteins:
- the LOC120414020 gene encoding methionine synthase reductase-like encodes MDYIEQYKNTPLTLPKLPAHYIETIRSENGQVMQDHLQSNSKQPFGTGPVHKTSIIGYKVLAEGEGVKTVYEMTIKEPPNMEEFCPGDTIGILTQNLPSDVAFVLDRLHLAEIADCCFEVKLAKPVKKKNPEIPPYIPKFITPRRLLTECIDFRIIPRKVTLQVLANYTSDPCEKRLLEILASKEGSSFYSEFIVRNEMTFLHVLKILSSCRPSLAMLIEHFPRLLARPYSIANCSQSGFLRVIFAMLNEGKVGITTTMLENKLLYAGRFDRHVYLYLRQIKPAFQYREEDLEKNIIMIGPGTGVAPYLGFLEYRKRAKQSNKKVKLGTALLLTSCRHRDRNNLFEEEIKQYVQQGLLDNVYEAFSRDPDSRYKVVQDIIEDKKEELIKLLQEDNTKLYLCGEGRTMLPRIQDTIATCMSKIKGTPKVEADALMGEYKKLGKYLYYSMIRY; translated from the exons ATGGACTATATCGAGCAGTACAAAAATACTCCCCTGACGCTTCCGAAGCTGCCGGCGCACTACATCGAGACGATCCGCTCGGAAAATGGGCAAGTG ATGCAAGATCACCTTCAGAGTAACTCGAAGCAGCCGTTCGGAACCGGGCCAGTGCACAAAACCAGCATCATTGGCTACAAAGTCCTGGCGGAAGGAGAGGGCGTGAAAACGGTCTATGAGATGACCATCAAGGAACCTCCC AACATGGAGGAGTTTTGCCCGGGAGACACGATAGGAATACTCACGCAGAATCTGCCCTCGGATGTGGCGTTTGTCCTGGACCGGCTGCACTTAGCGGAAATAGCGGACTGCTGCTTCGAAGTCAAGCTGGCCAAGCCAGTGAAGAAAAAGAACCCGGAGATACCACCGTACATTCCCAAGTTCATAACGCCACGGCGGCTGCTGACAGAGTGCATAGATTTCAGAATCATCCCGCGAAAG GTTACCCTGCAAGTGTTGGCCAACTACACGTCCGATCCCTGCGAAAAACGGCTGCTGGAAATCCTGGCCTCGAAAGAGGGTTCCAGCTTTTACAGTGAGTTCATCGTGCGCAACGAGATGACCTTCCTGCATGTGCTGAAGATCCTCTCCTCGTGCCGTCCATCGCTGGCAATGCTGATCGAGCATTTTCCCCGTTTGCTTGCGCGGCCATATTCAATCGCCAACTGCAGCCAAAGTGGCTTCTTGCGTGTCATTTTCGCGATGCTGAACGAAGGCAAGGTCGGCATCACGACGACGATGCTCGAGAACAAACTTCTGTACGCTGGGCGCTTCGACAGGCACGTGTATCTGTACCTGAGGCAGATCAAACCGGCCTTCCAGTACCGAGAGGAAGACCTCGAGAAGAACATCATCATGATCGGTCCCGGAACAGGCGTTGCCCCGTACCTGGGATTCCTGGAGTACCGCAAGCGGGCAAAGCAGTCCAACAAGAAGGTCAAGCTCGGTACGGCGTTACTTCTCACCAGCTGCCGGCATCGGGACAGAAACAATCTCTTCGAGGAGGAAATCAAACAGTACGTGCAGCAGGGTCTGCTTGACAACGTTTACGAAGCGTTTTCGCGGGATCCGGACAGTCGGTACAAAGTCGTGCAGGACATCATCGAGGACAAGAAGGAGGAGTTGATCAAACTGCTGCAGGAGGACAACACCAAGCTGTATCTATGTGGCGAGGGGCGAACAATGCTGCCGAGAATACAGGACACGATTGCCACCTGCATGAGTAAAATTAAAGGCACTCCCAAGGTGGAAGCTGACGCGCTCATGGGAGAATACAAAAAGTTGGGCAAATACTTGTATTACTCGATGATACGTTATTGA